In Sporocytophaga myxococcoides DSM 11118, the following are encoded in one genomic region:
- a CDS encoding shikimate dehydrogenase family protein gives MNVYGLIGFPLTHSFSKRYFSEKFEKEGIQNCRYELFEIREATELPSVISAQSQLKGLNVTIPHKEAVIPMLDELDPAARKIGAVNVIKVINGNKLKGYNSDYYGFRNSLIKFLGNEDPKSLKALILGTGGAAKAVIAALDDLGIPFKMVSRSGSEYLLSYEDVNATLLAEFRLIINTSPLGMYPKVDACPAIPYEFLTEKHYLFDLVYNPEETLFMKKGATQGAKTKNGLEMLHLQAEKAWEIWNS, from the coding sequence ATGAATGTATACGGATTAATTGGGTTTCCGCTTACCCACTCTTTTTCCAAGCGCTATTTCAGTGAAAAGTTTGAGAAAGAGGGAATACAAAATTGCAGATACGAACTATTTGAAATAAGGGAAGCCACCGAGCTTCCCTCTGTTATTTCAGCCCAGTCTCAGCTAAAAGGTTTGAACGTGACAATTCCTCATAAAGAGGCTGTGATTCCTATGCTGGATGAATTGGATCCTGCTGCCAGAAAAATCGGCGCTGTCAATGTCATTAAAGTAATAAATGGAAATAAGCTAAAAGGATATAATTCCGATTATTACGGATTTAGAAACTCTCTTATAAAATTTCTTGGAAACGAAGACCCAAAATCTCTGAAAGCATTGATACTTGGAACTGGTGGAGCAGCCAAAGCTGTAATTGCGGCATTGGATGATCTCGGCATTCCTTTTAAAATGGTTTCCAGATCCGGAAGTGAATACCTGCTTAGCTATGAAGATGTGAACGCCACTTTGCTTGCAGAATTCAGACTTATCATCAATACATCTCCACTCGGAATGTACCCTAAAGTTGACGCTTGTCCGGCAATTCCTTACGAATTTCTTACAGAAAAACATTACCTGTTTGACCTTGTTTACAACCCCGAAGAGACCCTTTTCATGAAAAAAGGTGCTACTCAGGGAGCCAAGACAAAAAACGGACTTGAAATGCTGCATCTCCAGGCTGAAAAAGCCTGGGAAATATGGAACAGTTAG
- a CDS encoding DedA family protein produces the protein MIDLIKGFIDLFLHLDQHLSQIITDYGFWTYLILFMIIFVETGLVIMPILPGDSLLFAAGTFAALGSLNLGLLILLLFIAAFLGDTLNYFIGNFIGPKVFSKDYRFLKKEYLVKTQQFYEKHGGKTIIFARFMPIIRTFAPFIAGVGTMNYKKFISYNIIGGILWVAGFTLLGYLFGNIPAVKKNFTLVILGIILLSITPPLIEYLKSKFSKKTVA, from the coding sequence ATGATAGACTTAATAAAAGGCTTTATTGACCTATTCCTCCACCTGGATCAGCACCTTAGCCAAATCATTACTGATTATGGTTTCTGGACTTATTTAATTTTATTCATGATCATTTTTGTGGAAACCGGACTAGTTATAATGCCTATTTTGCCGGGTGATTCTTTGTTATTCGCAGCCGGAACCTTTGCTGCATTGGGTAGTCTGAATCTTGGTTTGTTAATTCTTCTTTTATTTATTGCTGCATTTCTTGGGGATACACTTAATTATTTCATTGGAAATTTTATAGGTCCGAAAGTCTTTAGCAAGGATTATCGTTTCCTGAAAAAGGAATATCTTGTTAAGACACAGCAGTTTTATGAAAAACATGGCGGAAAAACCATTATTTTTGCCCGTTTTATGCCCATTATCAGAACCTTTGCTCCATTTATAGCAGGTGTGGGTACCATGAACTATAAAAAATTTATTTCCTATAATATTATTGGAGGTATTTTATGGGTAGCAGGATTTACCCTGCTTGGTTATTTATTTGGAAATATTCCAGCTGTTAAAAAGAATTTTACTCTTGTAATCCTTGGAATAATTCTTTTATCCATCACTCCTCCGCTTATTGAATATCTAAAAAGCAAGTTTAGCAAAAAAACTGTAGCTTAA
- a CDS encoding phosphosulfolactate synthase encodes MYNNFVLSKIPERTKKPREYGFTMVMDKGLSIRETEDLIEVAGNYIDIIKLGWATSYVTPNLKDKLDIYKSAGIPVYFGGTLFEAFVVRNQFEDYIRILDKYQMTFAEVSDGSIELNHDLKCQYINRLSQQVTVLSEVGSKDVEKIIPPYKWIQLMQAELDAGAWKVIGEAREGGNVGLFRSTGEVRSGLVEEILTKIPFEKIIWEAPQREQQVWFIKLLSSNVNLGNISPNEVIPLETLRLGLRSDTFDYFLNKL; translated from the coding sequence ATGTATAACAATTTTGTGCTTTCCAAGATCCCTGAGAGGACTAAAAAACCGAGAGAATACGGCTTTACAATGGTAATGGATAAAGGTTTAAGTATCAGGGAAACGGAAGATTTGATTGAAGTCGCAGGGAATTATATCGACATCATTAAACTAGGCTGGGCAACTTCCTATGTTACCCCAAACCTTAAAGATAAACTGGACATCTACAAATCTGCAGGCATACCGGTATACTTCGGAGGCACTCTTTTTGAAGCTTTTGTAGTTAGAAATCAATTTGAAGATTATATCAGAATTCTGGATAAATACCAGATGACCTTTGCTGAAGTTTCTGACGGAAGCATTGAACTAAATCACGATCTTAAATGTCAGTATATCAATCGTCTTTCCCAGCAAGTGACAGTATTGTCTGAAGTGGGATCTAAAGACGTTGAGAAAATTATACCACCCTACAAGTGGATTCAGTTGATGCAGGCTGAATTAGATGCCGGAGCATGGAAAGTAATCGGAGAAGCAAGAGAAGGTGGAAATGTGGGACTTTTCCGTTCTACGGGTGAAGTAAGATCTGGCCTTGTAGAAGAAATTTTAACTAAAATTCCTTTTGAAAAAATAATCTGGGAAGCTCCTCAGAGGGAACAGCAGGTCTGGTTTATCAAACTGCTGAGCTCAAATGTAAATCTGGGAAATATTTCTCCAAATGAAGTTATTCCTTTAGAAACACTTCGCCTGGGACTCAGAAGCGATACATTTGATTATTTTCTAAATAAACTTTAA
- a CDS encoding tetratricopeptide repeat protein, with product MKRKFRKNQQGKDLIRKFEEMLKNGESIFFDISAYEYIIQHYTEFGKYKKALSVCQIAITQFPFSVELLVAKAELLAKKQDFNEALEHIEKAELFQPNDADIIFLKANILIQQERFEDAIELLQNALDIVEEKDDMYYGLGLAYQEWGKMDIAIEFFRKTIEENQQHEEALYDLAFCLDHTGKLEDSLSFYEKFINQDPYSYFAWYNMGIVYFKLANYEKAVHAYEFSLAINDNFASAWFNMGNCYVQMEQPERGLECYNKTLELEDPDPETYLSIATCYEKLNRPGQAIEYYRKAAKLDCFCGEAWYGLGKCLDSQDKSYEAIHFFKKAIKLEKENPDYWAGLAKAEYKTGNIVSCLEAYEEACFLRPDDPELWLNWSFIHYEQGDNPKAIELIKNGIEEIPEEALLYYRAAAYLINAGNYKEAFNYLENGLILNFEKHIVLYEFFPKLETQKALYKIIDQYRKEDV from the coding sequence ATGAAAAGGAAATTCAGAAAGAACCAACAGGGAAAAGACCTGATTCGGAAGTTTGAAGAGATGCTGAAAAACGGCGAAAGTATCTTTTTTGATATCAGCGCTTATGAATACATTATTCAACACTATACGGAATTCGGGAAATACAAAAAAGCGCTGTCCGTATGTCAGATAGCGATTACCCAATTTCCTTTTTCCGTTGAACTTCTTGTTGCCAAGGCCGAGCTTCTCGCCAAAAAGCAAGATTTTAATGAAGCTTTAGAGCATATCGAAAAAGCCGAATTGTTTCAACCTAATGATGCAGATATCATATTTCTGAAAGCCAACATACTGATTCAGCAGGAAAGGTTTGAAGACGCAATTGAACTGCTTCAAAACGCGCTGGATATAGTTGAGGAAAAAGACGATATGTATTATGGCCTTGGACTAGCCTATCAGGAATGGGGTAAAATGGACATTGCCATTGAATTTTTCAGGAAAACTATTGAGGAAAACCAGCAACATGAGGAAGCTCTGTACGATCTTGCATTTTGCCTGGACCATACTGGCAAACTTGAAGACAGCCTGTCCTTTTATGAAAAATTCATAAACCAGGATCCATATTCTTATTTTGCCTGGTACAATATGGGAATTGTCTATTTCAAACTGGCCAATTATGAAAAAGCCGTTCATGCTTACGAATTTTCTCTGGCGATAAATGACAATTTTGCCTCTGCATGGTTTAATATGGGCAATTGTTATGTCCAAATGGAGCAACCTGAAAGAGGACTTGAATGCTATAATAAAACACTTGAACTAGAAGATCCGGATCCGGAAACCTATTTAAGTATTGCCACTTGTTATGAAAAACTTAACAGACCGGGTCAGGCAATAGAATATTACAGAAAAGCAGCAAAACTTGACTGTTTTTGTGGTGAGGCGTGGTACGGTTTAGGAAAATGTCTGGACAGCCAGGATAAATCTTATGAAGCCATCCATTTTTTTAAGAAAGCAATAAAGCTTGAAAAAGAAAACCCAGACTACTGGGCAGGTCTTGCAAAAGCCGAGTACAAAACAGGCAATATTGTATCCTGCCTAGAAGCCTATGAAGAGGCCTGCTTCTTGCGTCCAGACGATCCGGAGCTTTGGCTGAACTGGTCATTTATACATTACGAGCAAGGAGATAATCCGAAAGCTATCGAGCTGATTAAAAACGGCATCGAAGAAATTCCTGAGGAGGCCTTGTTGTATTATAGAGCCGCCGCTTATTTAATTAATGCAGGTAATTACAAAGAAGCCTTTAATTATTTAGAAAATGGTTTAATTTTGAACTTTGAAAAACATATCGTCCTTTATGAGTTTTTTCCAAAGTTGGAAACTCAGAAGGCGCTGTATAAAATCATTGATCAGTATAGAAAAGAAGATGTATAA